One genomic segment of Trichococcus shcherbakoviae includes these proteins:
- a CDS encoding GNAT family N-acetyltransferase, whose protein sequence is MTTPQLFSREAALRLEPVESMEQINELSRLADIIWHEYYLPILGPDQVTYMLENIQSRANLEEDIETGKLDYFLIKSEGQSAGYLAIQLQDDKLFISKLYLLQEARGKGYAYQIMQKMVDLASKEQKKVLELTVNKYNEGSIAFYEKYGFVRTESIVSPIGGGFVMDDYVYQYPLKPEQ, encoded by the coding sequence ATGACAACCCCGCAACTATTTTCGCGCGAAGCCGCACTCCGGTTGGAGCCGGTCGAAAGCATGGAGCAGATCAATGAACTTTCCCGTTTGGCCGACATCATCTGGCATGAGTACTATCTGCCGATCCTCGGTCCGGACCAAGTGACCTATATGTTGGAGAATATCCAATCCAGAGCGAACTTGGAAGAGGATATCGAAACAGGCAAATTGGATTATTTCCTCATCAAAAGCGAGGGCCAATCCGCCGGGTATCTGGCTATCCAGTTGCAGGACGACAAACTGTTCATCAGCAAGCTTTATCTGCTGCAGGAAGCCCGCGGAAAAGGCTATGCCTATCAAATTATGCAAAAAATGGTCGATTTGGCTAGCAAGGAACAGAAAAAAGTCCTTGAGCTTACCGTCAACAAATACAACGAAGGTTCGATCGCATTCTACGAAAAATACGGTTTTGTGCGAACGGAATCCATCGTCTCCCCCATCGGAGGCGGCTTCGTGATGGACGACTACGTCTACCAATATCCGCTCAAACCGGAACAATAA
- the tyrS gene encoding tyrosine--tRNA ligase — protein MNIIDELEWRGAINQQTDAAGLRKLTEDEQIGLYCGVDPTGDSLHIGHLIPFIVLKRFQLAGHKPVILIGGATGSIGDPSGKSEERVLQSMDQVVENANALTSQMKKLFLSDSSADIRLVNNYDWTKDLTLLDFLRDFGKNFNINTMLAKDIVASRLDTGISFTEFTYQILQSMDFLHLFQNEGVNLQIGGQDQWGNITAGLDLIRKKEGAEAKAFGLTIPLMLKADGTKFGKTAGGAVWLDPKKTTPYEFYQFWVNQDDRDVIKYLKYFTFLSKEEIDALTEKVETEPHKREAQKVLASEMTRFVHSEQALADALKITEALFTGEVKELTADEIAEGFKNMPTFESDLKEQELVTWLVDLGIEPSRRQSREDIQNGAISINGDKVTDLEFIITAENSFEGRFILVRRGKKKYFLVKLVA, from the coding sequence ATGAATATCATAGACGAATTAGAATGGCGCGGCGCCATCAATCAACAAACGGACGCGGCAGGTTTGCGCAAATTAACGGAGGATGAGCAGATTGGCCTGTATTGCGGCGTTGACCCTACCGGCGACAGCCTGCATATCGGACATCTGATTCCCTTCATAGTATTGAAGAGATTCCAATTGGCAGGACACAAGCCCGTTATCCTGATCGGCGGCGCGACCGGATCGATAGGCGATCCAAGCGGAAAGAGCGAAGAAAGGGTTCTGCAATCGATGGATCAAGTCGTCGAGAATGCAAATGCTTTGACCTCTCAAATGAAGAAACTGTTTCTATCGGACAGTTCGGCTGACATCCGCCTCGTCAACAATTACGACTGGACGAAAGATTTGACACTGTTGGATTTCCTGCGCGACTTCGGCAAGAACTTCAACATCAATACGATGTTGGCGAAAGATATCGTAGCCAGCCGTCTGGACACCGGCATTTCCTTCACGGAATTCACTTACCAAATTCTCCAGTCCATGGACTTCCTGCACCTATTCCAGAATGAGGGCGTCAACCTTCAGATCGGCGGCCAAGATCAATGGGGCAACATCACTGCCGGTTTGGACCTGATCCGTAAAAAAGAAGGCGCGGAAGCAAAAGCTTTCGGTTTGACGATTCCTTTGATGTTGAAGGCGGACGGCACGAAATTCGGCAAAACTGCCGGCGGTGCTGTCTGGTTGGACCCGAAAAAAACAACGCCTTACGAGTTCTACCAATTCTGGGTGAACCAGGACGACCGCGATGTCATCAAATACCTGAAGTATTTCACTTTCCTTTCGAAGGAAGAGATCGATGCCCTGACTGAAAAAGTGGAAACAGAGCCGCACAAACGCGAAGCTCAAAAAGTTTTGGCATCCGAAATGACACGCTTCGTCCACAGCGAACAAGCTCTGGCGGACGCTCTAAAGATCACCGAAGCCCTGTTTACCGGTGAAGTGAAGGAATTGACCGCCGATGAAATCGCTGAAGGATTCAAAAATATGCCTACTTTCGAGTCCGACCTGAAAGAGCAGGAATTAGTCACTTGGCTGGTCGATCTCGGCATCGAACCGTCACGCCGCCAGTCACGCGAAGATATCCAAAACGGCGCCATCTCCATCAACGGCGATAAAGTCACGGATCTGGAATTCATCATCACTGCCGAAAATTCTTTCGAAGGCCGCTTTATCCTCGTGCGCCGAGGCAAAAAGAAATATTTCTTGGTAAAGTTGGTGGCTTGA
- a CDS encoding NAD(P)H-dependent oxidoreductase — protein MQTLIIVSHPTLADSNAQRFLWESLPAEGVTWHHLESVYPDGQIDREAEQQQLLQYDRIIFQFPFYWYSSPALLKQWQDVVLTEGFAYGAEGSRLSGKEFGLVLALGVNEREYQAGGREGFTISELTRPFQAMARKCGMVYLPTNVVSKFDYLSVSKKKELLISYQQYLSKENDASLTATENWFKLQLQSLGKAGLSEADQQLVEHLLAVLKDNREHLNDLAWTLAQMEGNQLG, from the coding sequence ATGCAAACATTAATCATAGTCAGCCACCCGACGCTGGCTGATTCGAATGCGCAAAGGTTTCTGTGGGAAAGTCTTCCGGCTGAAGGGGTGACGTGGCACCATCTCGAATCGGTTTATCCGGATGGGCAGATTGATCGGGAGGCCGAGCAACAGCAATTGCTCCAGTATGACCGCATCATTTTCCAATTCCCGTTCTATTGGTACAGTTCGCCTGCTTTATTGAAGCAATGGCAGGATGTCGTGCTGACTGAAGGTTTCGCTTATGGAGCTGAAGGCAGCAGGCTGTCGGGGAAAGAATTCGGTCTCGTTCTGGCCCTGGGTGTGAATGAACGCGAATACCAAGCGGGGGGCAGGGAAGGATTCACGATTTCGGAACTGACCCGGCCGTTTCAGGCGATGGCAAGGAAATGCGGCATGGTGTACTTGCCGACGAACGTCGTTTCGAAATTCGATTATCTGAGCGTCAGCAAGAAGAAAGAATTGCTGATCAGCTATCAGCAATATTTGTCCAAAGAAAACGATGCCAGTCTGACGGCAACGGAAAATTGGTTCAAACTCCAGCTACAGTCGCTCGGGAAAGCGGGACTTTCCGAAGCGGATCAGCAACTGGTGGAGCATCTGCTTGCCGTTTTGAAGGACAACCGCGAGCACTTGAATGATCTGGCGTGGACGTTGGCACAGATGGAAGGCAATCAGCTTGGGTAA